In Saccharothrix syringae, the following are encoded in one genomic region:
- a CDS encoding outer membrane protein assembly factor BamB family protein: MRMTVFRALRALAVALLLPTSVTPAHAAGHPGGRSEWPMWQHDVRGSRHNADEVRITRRTAADLAPRWAFVFPDSDGMQSSQPAVVDGGVYVGGHNGVLYALDARTGATRWSFDTHAVTGPAPNPLRDGPTVAGGTVYFGDSKGGVYALDQATGRLRWRTAADTHPAAIITGSPLLWRDVLIVGVSSKEYLFAADDDYPCCTFRGSTVALDARTGALRWRDHTTPPPVRTGETSTGVPVFAPSGAAVWSSPAIDPRTGTVFVGTGNNYSGTGGDSDSVIALDAETGRRRWTQQATHPDTWTLQCFKGVNERCPVPGPNHDFGASPNVFRVGDRTVVGVGQKSGVYHLFDAATGAVLWRTALSSGQAAGIQWGTSYDGRRIYAATYHAHPGALHAIAPATGAVLWRAELPADACTTGGAATVPDACDLAHGTAVSSVPGVVFEGSEDGRIRAYAAEDGRVLWQYDTVREFTGVNGLTGRGGSISSAGGAVVAGGMLFVNSGYVFGTGIRGGVLIAFGLPRGR, translated from the coding sequence ATGCGAATGACCGTCTTCCGCGCGCTGCGCGCGCTCGCCGTCGCCCTCCTCCTGCCGACCTCCGTCACGCCCGCGCACGCGGCCGGGCACCCCGGTGGGCGCTCGGAGTGGCCCATGTGGCAGCACGACGTGCGGGGCAGCAGGCACAACGCGGACGAGGTCCGGATCACCCGGCGCACCGCGGCGGACCTGGCGCCCCGGTGGGCCTTCGTGTTCCCCGACTCCGACGGGATGCAGTCGAGCCAGCCCGCGGTGGTCGACGGCGGCGTGTACGTGGGCGGCCACAACGGCGTGCTCTACGCCCTCGACGCCCGCACCGGCGCGACCCGGTGGTCCTTCGACACCCACGCGGTGACCGGCCCCGCGCCGAACCCGCTGCGCGACGGCCCGACCGTCGCCGGCGGCACCGTCTACTTCGGGGATTCGAAGGGCGGCGTCTACGCGCTCGACCAGGCGACCGGCCGGTTGCGCTGGCGCACCGCCGCCGACACCCACCCGGCCGCGATCATCACCGGCTCGCCCCTGCTGTGGCGCGACGTGCTGATTGTCGGCGTGTCCAGCAAGGAGTACCTGTTCGCGGCCGACGACGACTACCCGTGCTGCACCTTCCGCGGCAGCACCGTCGCGCTCGACGCGCGGACCGGCGCGCTCCGGTGGCGCGACCACACCACGCCGCCGCCGGTGCGGACCGGCGAGACGTCCACCGGCGTGCCGGTCTTCGCGCCCAGCGGCGCCGCCGTGTGGTCCTCCCCCGCGATCGACCCGCGCACCGGCACGGTGTTCGTCGGCACCGGCAACAACTACAGCGGCACCGGGGGCGACAGCGACAGCGTGATCGCGCTCGACGCCGAGACCGGCCGGCGGCGGTGGACGCAGCAGGCCACCCACCCCGACACGTGGACGTTGCAGTGCTTCAAGGGCGTCAACGAGCGCTGCCCGGTGCCCGGCCCGAACCACGACTTCGGCGCGAGCCCCAACGTCTTCCGCGTCGGCGACCGGACCGTCGTCGGGGTCGGCCAGAAGAGCGGCGTCTACCACCTCTTCGACGCCGCGACGGGCGCCGTGCTGTGGCGCACGGCGCTCAGCTCCGGTCAGGCGGCCGGCATCCAGTGGGGCACCAGCTACGACGGCAGGCGCATCTACGCGGCCACCTACCACGCCCACCCGGGCGCGCTGCACGCCATCGCCCCGGCGACCGGGGCCGTGCTGTGGCGGGCGGAGCTGCCCGCCGACGCCTGCACCACCGGTGGCGCGGCGACGGTCCCGGACGCGTGCGACCTGGCGCACGGCACCGCGGTGTCCAGCGTGCCGGGCGTGGTGTTCGAGGGCAGCGAGGACGGGCGAATCCGCGCCTACGCCGCCGAGGACGGGCGGGTGCTGTGGCAGTACGACACCGTGCGGGAGTTCACCGGCGTCAACGGTCTGACCGGCCGGGGCGGGTCGATCAGCTCGGCAGGCGGCGCGGTGGTGGCCGGCGGGATGCTGTTCGTCAACTCCGGGTACGTGTTCGGCACGGGCATCCGCGGTGGCGTGCTGATCGCGTTCGGGCTACCGCGCGGGCGGTGA
- a CDS encoding MMPL family transporter encodes MAVLAAPDPIPDVVAAQVFDGIGAAVPTVRVVYDDPRFSLDGGRLRHALVFVGSGGFGGVETEPVRAALGASAPPGVRAELTGLDVLAQGGDVDGPGVFAETAVGAVGALAVLAFVFGSLLAFVPLLVAGISITTTFLGLYGLTCLADVNPLVEFLIALVGLGVAIDYSLLVVTRWREERQRGLGNHDAVVAAVGTAGRTVAFSGFTVALGLVALVVLPVPFLRSIGYAGMLIPLVSVGVTLTALPALLAAFGPRLDWPGRRRELTASPRWTAWVRFVLRHRVACAVLAVAVLGVLTAPLGGLRLGQASSESLSGSGPAHEALRAVRDAGAPAGVLTPVEVLVRGDAAAARAAVADVPGVAFAVDSPARDGYTDVVALPDRETVSATSVGVVEGVREAVRDVPGVVGVAGVGATHLDFRDAVYGNAPLVLAVLTLAVFVLPARAFRSVVLPLKAVLLNFLSLAATFGAVVFFWQWGRGGELLYGIPPTGAITFWIPAMVFAFLFGLSIDYEVFILARVREEYDAVRDTDAAVVAGVARTGRLVTSAALILFLAFAAMSAAPATEVRIFATALGFGVLLDATVVRALLVPALAGLLGRWNWWLPRRVRGASGGGSGARREAGGPRDLGVGGGPAVAGADAARRQPGAAVREGARARGGPRRPGGGGGGAAG; translated from the coding sequence GTGGCCGTGCTCGCCGCGCCCGACCCGATCCCCGACGTCGTCGCGGCGCAGGTGTTCGACGGCATCGGCGCCGCCGTGCCGACCGTGCGCGTGGTTTACGACGACCCCCGCTTCTCCCTGGACGGCGGCCGGCTGCGCCACGCCCTGGTGTTCGTCGGCTCCGGCGGGTTCGGCGGTGTCGAGACCGAGCCGGTGCGCGCGGCCCTGGGCGCGTCCGCGCCGCCCGGCGTGCGCGCGGAGCTGACCGGCCTGGACGTGCTCGCCCAGGGCGGCGACGTGGACGGGCCGGGCGTGTTCGCCGAGACGGCCGTCGGCGCGGTCGGCGCGCTCGCCGTGCTGGCGTTCGTCTTCGGCTCGCTGCTGGCGTTCGTGCCCCTGCTCGTCGCGGGCATCTCGATCACCACGACGTTCCTCGGCCTCTACGGGCTCACCTGCCTCGCCGACGTGAACCCCCTGGTGGAGTTCCTGATCGCCCTGGTGGGCCTGGGTGTCGCCATCGACTACTCGCTGCTGGTGGTCACCCGGTGGCGGGAGGAGCGGCAACGCGGCCTGGGCAACCACGACGCCGTCGTCGCCGCGGTGGGGACCGCGGGCCGCACCGTCGCCTTCTCCGGTTTCACCGTCGCGCTCGGGCTGGTCGCGCTGGTGGTGCTGCCGGTGCCGTTCCTGCGCAGCATCGGGTACGCGGGCATGCTCATCCCGCTGGTCAGCGTCGGCGTGACGCTCACCGCGCTGCCCGCGCTGCTGGCCGCCTTCGGCCCGCGGCTCGACTGGCCGGGCAGGCGGCGGGAGCTGACCGCGTCACCGCGGTGGACCGCGTGGGTGCGGTTCGTGCTGCGGCACCGCGTCGCGTGCGCGGTGCTCGCGGTGGCGGTGCTGGGCGTGCTGACCGCGCCCCTGGGCGGCCTCCGGCTCGGCCAGGCGTCGTCGGAGTCGCTGTCCGGGTCGGGCCCGGCGCACGAGGCGCTGCGGGCCGTGCGGGACGCGGGCGCGCCCGCCGGGGTCCTGACCCCGGTGGAGGTGCTGGTGCGCGGCGACGCGGCGGCGGCGCGCGCGGCAGTGGCCGACGTGCCGGGGGTGGCGTTCGCGGTGGACTCGCCCGCCCGGGACGGCTACACCGACGTGGTGGCCCTGCCCGACCGCGAGACCGTCAGCGCCACCTCGGTGGGGGTGGTGGAGGGCGTCCGGGAGGCGGTCCGGGACGTGCCCGGCGTGGTGGGCGTCGCCGGCGTCGGGGCGACGCACCTGGACTTCCGCGACGCCGTGTACGGCAACGCGCCGCTGGTGCTGGCCGTGCTCACGCTCGCCGTGTTCGTGCTGCCGGCCCGCGCGTTCCGCTCGGTCGTGCTGCCGCTGAAGGCGGTGCTGCTGAACTTCCTGTCGCTCGCGGCCACGTTCGGCGCGGTGGTGTTCTTCTGGCAGTGGGGCCGGGGCGGCGAGCTGCTCTACGGCATCCCGCCGACGGGCGCGATCACCTTCTGGATACCGGCGATGGTGTTCGCGTTCCTGTTCGGCCTCTCGATCGACTACGAGGTGTTCATCCTGGCGCGGGTGCGCGAGGAGTACGACGCGGTGCGGGACACCGACGCGGCGGTCGTGGCCGGCGTCGCGCGCACCGGCAGGCTGGTCACCAGCGCGGCGCTGATCCTGTTCCTCGCGTTCGCGGCGATGTCGGCCGCGCCCGCCACCGAGGTCAGGATCTTCGCCACCGCGCTGGGGTTCGGGGTCCTGCTGGACGCCACCGTGGTGCGCGCCCTGCTCGTCCCGGCCCTGGCCGGCCTGCTGGGTCGGTGGAACTGGTGGCTGCCGCGCCGGGTGCGCGGCGCGAGCGGAGGAGGAAGCGGTGCCCGGCGTGAAGCGGGAGGTCCCCGAGATCTCGGTG
- a CDS encoding tryptophan 7-halogenase — translation MLTEWANRCANQVFDEAAETGTGTNKIDSMMAAITRMNTPRGRKNALPTFSPPVHRLLAQVVCSQPQDWSACFLAMWNTFCAVIGATPRAAPPARRSEVPARTRPGARVVRFRVGGHEKALRGNVMGIGNSCAFVEPLESAGILMITSSVQALVASLSAKTVLLGREVPTRLLHRAEPPDRWWARRAAAAAITR, via the coding sequence GTGCTCACCGAATGGGCCAACCGCTGCGCCAACCAGGTGTTCGACGAGGCGGCCGAGACGGGAACGGGAACGAACAAGATCGACAGCATGATGGCAGCAATAACGCGCATGAACACCCCCAGGGGTCGAAAGAATGCCCTCCCGACATTTTCGCCACCTGTTCACAGGCTACTTGCACAAGTGGTGTGTTCGCAACCGCAGGACTGGTCGGCCTGTTTCTTGGCCATGTGGAATACATTCTGCGCGGTCATCGGCGCGACACCGCGGGCCGCACCGCCGGCGAGGAGGTCCGAGGTCCCGGCCCGAACCCGCCCCGGCGCACGCGTGGTCCGGTTCCGCGTTGGCGGGCACGAGAAGGCGTTGCGCGGGAACGTGATGGGGATCGGAAACTCCTGCGCCTTCGTCGAACCACTCGAGTCGGCCGGCATCCTCATGATCACTTCGAGTGTGCAGGCACTGGTCGCCTCCCTGTCCGCTAAGACGGTTCTGCTGGGACGGGAGGTGCCGACGCGGCTGCTGCACCGCGCGGAGCCGCCCGACCGGTGGTGGGCACGCCGGGCCGCCGCTGCGGCGATCACGCGGTGA